The region ATTTTTAAGTTAATTCACGTCAAGGCCGTTACGTCAAAAACATTCAATTTGAAAGCTCAATATACCAAAAATTACTGCCGTATTCCAATCCATAAGCACATCAATACCCTTTTGTGTTTACATTAAACaacatttgtttaaatactaCAAAAAAGGTCCAtagtttaatatttcaaCTCCTATGTGTCATTCATTTATAgtataaaattttcattataaaattttcataataatatattaataatatccGTTTTCAATTTTAGGTGTATATTCAAACCCCATCGGTTGtcctatttttactttctgGACACATTTCAGTTGTTAAAATCACTCACAATGTagttataattattttatttctgtTTGGCGAAAATTCGCAAATTTCccataattttaaaacaatttatcCTCATAACTCCCAATGTTGAAACATAACATGTTAATACCGAGAAAATGGATTTAAACAGctattatttaatgtaaaatacaacaatGAAAGAGGACGAAACCTATGatgttactgctactgaGGTTTTCACTTGTAAGGCAATTGTTGCCGTTGTTTCTACTTCTCTTTATATTCTCTACTTTCAAATAGAAATTATCGCAGCACAAATAGCCATAGGATTTAACATAGCCATCCACAACACCAGCATTTACTTGGATAAACTGGTCTGCTTTAGGTCTCTCATGTTCCTGATCGGCCTAACAAGCGagtacattttttataagACCTTGATAGCTTTTTCTGAAGGCgatcaatattttattcgCATGAAGATTAATCAGGGTTCTTTTGTCATTCTTCTCACTTTTCgtattatattgttttttactaCTTGTTTTTCACCTAATGTAGGATTCCacgtttatttaattttaggTGTTGAAGCGTTTGGAATGGGTTGCTTTGGAGGTTCTATATATGCTTTATTTCCACAACATGGAACAGCCATTGTATTATTTGCTCATCTATCACGTCTTTTGACCTTTCTTATTCAGTTTTTCCTGGATTTAATCTTTCCTCATAATCCGCTTGCCAAAATACGTTGCCAATTCCTGTTTTGCTCTATTTTAACTGCTACAGCTGTGGGActgttgttttattatgaTAGTACTCGTTGTCCAACGTTAGTCaatgaagaaaaggacCAGGTAAGTGGAGATACAAATAATGGTACAAACGGAGATGTTTCACTTAAAGGTAATCAAAAAATTCGTCAACCTCGtgattttatatacacgtTTGGTAGAACCTTTTCCCCTTTCTTCATGTTATCGGTTGGATCCCTTCTTTTTGATATACCATTTCCCGGTATCCTCCCATTCAGTTTTTTACCTAGAGAAAAGTGCCACATGATTACCATGATACTACCCATAGCGAATATTTCTGGACCAGTTTTACTATGCTCCTTAGAAACAACTGACAAGTTTCGTCAATGGGAACCAGAATTTAATTCTGGATGGATTCTTGCAATTCCTATGGTAGtgatttttatatatgCTTTTTTGGCAATTCACACACGTATACCATCTGCCAAGGCAATTAGAAATTCACGACCTAGGGTCCTGAGCATGACTTTCACCTCAGCATTTTGTTTCAGCTTTTTGGATCCACTTAGTTTTGCAGGAGTTGCAAAAGTGATTTTCTTGTCTGAGGACTTTATTGGCGATGTTGGTGTTCTTATGGCACACCAGTTTTTTTGTCAAACAATTAGgttcatatatttaaaaatagcCGTGGGTTACAATGTCACACGAATTGGCCTCGGTTATAAGTTTCCAAAGTTTAGGCCGAATCACAGAATGTCTAAGTCAAACGCATTTTGGTACATTTTTAAGAACACCTTCAAAAAGGCATCTAAAGACACAATTAATGATTTTAGAATGAGCATCAAAGATTACctgtaatatattatttgtataaaaaatatgtgttaagtGGTTTATTTTGTAAGTTGTATTTATTCACATGTGGTGTCAGAATCATTGTTATGactcatatttatatacttttgtgtatacacatattttatttatatatataatatatacacatataaattatacatgaaattatctatatttttattagttaaactgtactattttacatttgaTACTTTATTTTGATGTTGAAACTATTCTGCATTTTTTATGAttagatttatattttacatttttattttttgttaatatgattttatttttcataatattgttttatctttatttaacttttattttaacatacaTTTTCTTCATCCATATGATACACCATAGGCAGCTTATCGTTGAACCATACTACGATCCTTTTATCTTCCGGAACATAATGCAACGATTGTATATAGTCGTCCCCATCGGTATCTATATACTTCCATATCGTTCTGTCATTATGTACCAATTCTATATACTTGATTCGTTCGTTGAAGTGTATGAATAGGCACCTGCGAGTTATTGTCGTTGCCACAAATTTGGTCACATCGTTTTCTCTTGGGTTTGTGCCATTAGGATCATCTGCTGTGATTACCTTGAAGTGGTTGTTGGCAAGTCTTTCCTCAGTCCTGGAGTGAACCTTCATTAAAAATGCCTCTGACGGTTCCACTTCTTCACACCAATCGATATCTTTGAATTCATCCTTTAGTGACAGTGCCCTTGTTCCATTCTCGAGATGCATTATTAGTACCATTTTCCCACTGCTTGTGTGATAAATGTTTACTTGGGTTGCGTATTTGGTGAATTGTGACCTCCATAATTCTCTACTAGCACTTTTAACCCTTCTAAATTTGTATTCTCCTTTCGTTTCGTATGTATCAATGTTGCTAATATTCCCGGTGTATTTGAACTTTTCCGTCGTTGACTTGCAATTGACGTCCAGATCCACTAATGACTTTCGAGGTACTGGTGATAGTGTCAAATAGTTTAATCTTCCCGACTTCATAGACCAATTGTTGAAGTTCAACGCATAATTGTACGTCATATTATCGTTGAAATAAACAGTTACTTCTTTTGGAACTGTTCTGAAATAAATTAGCTTCGGGAATTCATCGCCATGTTCTTCAGGCAGATATCTCCATAGATTTTTATTACCGACATTTATCTCTACACACTTCGAGTCATCTTTGAAAATGTACAAAAACGCTTGGTCCCGGGGGAATCTAAGAGTTTCATACCTCCTATTATCGTTTACTCTATACTCTTTGTTATAAAGACCGAATGTTGTTATCTTGATATCGGCTAGTGAAATCTCACTAGAATACTCTTCGGCTCCGACAACTCCTGTTTCTAACAAACTTTCAGAATCTTTGTTCATggaatttacaaaattccTCTTGTATTTTAGTACAAAGTACAAAATTAGTAATTTGATTGCAGTGTGTGTGTCCATGATGTTGGAATCcttaaattgaaaattatttCTACTGAGATTCCTGAAGCCATGGGGAATTATTAAGCCATTTATAAATCGACTGCacaaatcatttatatccATTCTCATGTGTAATAAATCGCAACTGCAGTTAACCATTTTTCGATGCCGCTGCACCTCCAGATATCTAACCtcctattttattcatacaattcaactttatttatattataatcatttataaatttattttatttaagaaggcataataattataaaaatattgatGGTTTATGataatatgtaattatACACATCGGCCAACCAGTGTGAGtttatgttaataaatTCTTATAAAAccataaataagtatatctaacatgtaatatttataaaatattctaTGATTAATGCTTTGAAAATTATGATAAGGGGTTTTACTGCAAATTCgcaaaatattgtacatacTTAAGCATACTACCATTTCgttaacaaaaattaagatATAGGTGTCTGAAATGTCAATAAAACAAACTTTTACCTATCTTAATAAACTGCATcactaattttactttatgtTACAATCGCTTTAGAATTTGGAGATTGCTTATCCTTAAACTGAATTTCAATTTCCTCAACTCAAAGAATACTCTTATTACAACTCATCCggatatatacaaaatgaCTTATCGTGATCCCAAACTAGGATTCTACCGTAGAATGACAAGAAATAGACCTCTAGGAAGTGgatatttaaaaagtcAGTATTAGAATTCTTAAACAACAGGTTTCCGCgataatatatttcaaCATAGTCGACTGTGTTTGCAAATCTGAAGGCCGTTATCAAACCGAATGACACATCTTCATATTTAGTTATATCATTCTCTTTAATTATATCGTTTTCTTTAGTTATCACTTTAATTTGTGATTTCTTGAAATTTTCATTCTTGACTAATGTCTCCAATTTCCATTCACCATCACTAAATCTATAAAAGTTTGTTATATCAGAGCTCATTTCAAGGAACACAACCTTCAGTActttatgaatatatatcGATAACGGATATCCATTATCTGGATCATCAATGTGCTGCCATATGCTCTTATTCTCATATTTCAATTCAACACATCTAACACCAGGTTTAAAAACCAACTTTATCATCGAATCAACTTCACTCTCAATATAATGTGAATAGTCATTTTCCCTAATAACAGAGTCAATGTCAAAGCTGAAAATACTAAATTCAGAATCAACAAGTCGCTTCTTCTCATTAGAGCTATTAGCCAACCACTCGTAGTTATACTGGTAAATATAGTGTGACCTAAAATCGTTTAAAATCATGTTTTTGCTATAACAATCTATGTACATTTCTTTAGGATGCATATTCCCTTCACATCTCCACAGACTCTTTCTTTTACTCTTTacttctacacatttagaaTTTTGATTAAAGACGTAATGATACAAATTCCCATATTTGTGCAATTGATACTTCctaaaatcatttttattgcACTTAGACGGGTCCACATCATCTATTGTGAAAACGGAAATATCCTCAGGCTGTTCCGAGATTGGAACCACTGAAGTCCTAGCGAATGTTTCGTCTAGTGCCCATCTCAGCGCCTTGcgttttttataaaaatgtctTTTACATCCGTCCACTTGCCTGTAAATCAACTCTTTATTAGCGTGGTCGTCAAAGaataagtatattttatccgAGAGCTCACTAGTATTGTTTGCAAGCCAAACCAGTCCAACTTCGTCTCTAAATGATTTAAACAGGAAACCTTTCTTTGGTGTGaaaatttttgttttagtGTCAAATCTGTATTCCAATTCAAACTCCTCTGTGCCTTGGTTCGCTGAAACATCAATATctattaatacaaaatccttagctccttcagctggAGATTTTCCTCTATACTTCCCCTTGCCTCGGTTAAAATCGTACTTATCTAACGACTCACCATGATACGATCTTCTATAGTCTATCCTTTTAGGGGCAATACTATACTTATGGGATTTTGGTTCTTTCTTTTGAGGAAACATATAGTAACCCTTTTCTTTATCCCAAATTAACCTTTTCTTTGAATTGTTGAGGAAAAATATGGAAATGGGATAGTCCAATGAGCTGGCATTTTCGGAGTGGTATATGACATTATTGTTAAACTTAATTTGAATAAGATCAATTGTGCCTTTGAATCTGAAGGCCGTTATCAAACCGAATGACACATCTTCATATTTAGTTATATCATTCTCTTTAATTATATCGTTTTCTTTAGTTATCACTTTAATTTGTGATTTCTTGAAATTTTCATTCTTGACTAATGTCTCCAATTTCCATTCACCATCACTAAATCTATAAAAGTTTGTTATATCAGAGCTCATTTCAAGGAACACAACCTTCAGTActttatgaatatatatcGATAACGGATATCCATTATCTGGATCATCAATGTGCTGCCATATGCTCTTATTCTCATATTTCAATTCAACACATCTAACACCAGGTTTAAAAACCAACTTTATCATCGAATCAACTTCACTCTCAATATAATGTGAATAGTCATTTTCCCTAATAACAGAGTCAATGTCAAAGCTGAAAATACTAAATTCAGAATCAACAAGTCGCTTCTTCTCATTAGAGCTATTAGCCAACCACTCGTAGTTATACTGGTAAATATAGTGTGAGTGGTATGCGTTGAATCTGATTTCTCTGTTCTTCATATTAACGTACAATTCCTTCACATAATCAGGGAACTTCTTTGCATCGTGCTTCCATATGACACTGTTTTTCGATCCTACTTCCACACACTTGGCATTTTCAGTAAAACTGTATTGTAGGATATGATTATACCTACGGACAGTATATTTACTCGTGTTATTACGGTCAAACTTAAAGTCATCTTCATCATTCAAGGTTACAATCAAAATATCCCTTGGATGTTTGTTTATAGGCAACAGTGATGACTCTCTGTTACAGTCTTTTTCTGCCCAGAACAAATACTTTATGGGCTTGTGGAAACACTTCTTAGCTCCATCAATTGTccatataattattttactggCACTAGAATCTGTGTAGGTGACTACGGCCTTTCTAACGTATTCCTTCGGATTATCAGCTGaccatattttaaattggcGCAGTTTGTCGATGCCATGAGATTGTCTAATCACTTGAATGTAATATCCATCTATTGGAACATAAACGTCAGAATCAGTCTCATTATCTCTAGTGTAGATGAACTGATTTGTGGAATtctttgtatttatatccAGATTTATTAGATTCGATGATACACATTCCTCATATGTTTTCTGTTCAACGTCATCCACCTTCTCAGTCCACTGGTTCTTAAGGCTCAAAATACCTCCtaactttttaaattcctTATGTGGTCCGTCAAGCACATGAATTATCAGCTTTTTACTTGAACTGCCTAGGCCTCTTACTATTACTTTATCTGCGTATCCAAAGGGGCTATCGGCGATCCATACGTAATTGTTGCCTTGAGTTACTGCTCTGAAAAGCACGTGCTCGTTTGCAATAAACGTTTTCATTTGTAGGCTTTCATCATAATATGAAACATATGCTGGACTGTGAATTCTGGACTTAATGTCCAGGATCGTCGCCTTTCCGGGGTCCTTATATATCATCTTCCATTTGCAtctgtatttaaatatatagaacACCTTTTCGAAGAAAACCCAGCATGCTTTAGAGGAGTAGTTAATTAACACCCTCTCAGGGAAATTATGACCGTAGGTATTAGGATCATATTTCCATATCGTTTTCCTTTGGTGAATCACCTCGACACACCTTGTTTCTTCGTTAAAAACGTATTCGCACGTGTCACTAGCACACCTTTTGTCGTATTTGGTGGCGTCGTTTGTCACACGCTCCGATAAACTCTCATCGTCTGCTGTTACGATCAACGTAtcagaagaggaagattCTCCAAAGCtggagaagaaaaggagagAATCAATAGATTTCGCAGAAACGGAGGCCTGTCTTGACGTTAGCAGCGTAGATATCGTTGATGAGGACCCGAATTCACCAAATTGAGATCCTCTAATAGATCCATGGGATTGAAATTTTTTTTGTACCGATGTTGACTTCTTCTCATCATCAGAACACTTTACGTACTTGATTACGGCGGCGATAGTTATACAACTGATTAAAGATctaaatacaatatttttctccattttttaaaaactcGTAATGACTACGTACGTATAGTATTTCATTCCGAATGGGGGTGTGTAATGAagatataatattttaagtttcGTCTATGTATCTAGTTAATCAACAGGACTTACAGGGCGACTTGTCTCAGCGAAAATCTGACCGGAGACTATGTATCTGACGAATATATCGGTTCAGGTGTGTAATTGGTACCGATTTGACTGGTTAAAATTCAGATCTACgtgattaattttacttggTGGCCATCAAAACTATCGGAAAGACAAAGGATTAAAGATCTAGATTTGATTTACGTTAACTAGAAACCTGCTTGAACTCTATACACCATATATTTACGCATTTCCGTTGTTTGATGAGTGGTGTGTAAAAGTGCAACTCCCTTGTTTTTATCTACAAGAAGAGTTTTAGAATACAGCAAACTGCTCATATATAGGTATTTGTCTATTTTATCTCACTAATTGATATGTATTCATACTTGATTTGTGGCGCGATTATTTATGTAACTTTTATGGTGCTCATGGGGTCATATAAAAGGCACGTTATTCCTTCAAAGAAGGCTactattgtttaaaatattggcaATATCTTCTTTAATTTCCCCTCTTGTATACCTTCAGTagattatattatttattgctACCATTCTTGTATTGTTCATGATAAATCTAATGGCAAAATCTTAAATTTGGCTCTGTAAACTGCATTTTTTCTAATTATAAATCCATATGTGTGGGCTGGaaataacttaaaatgAAGTGGATTGACACAATACCCATACACTCCGCATAAAAAAAGTCcattttaatgttatttgGTATCGTCATGTCTGAGGGCCAAGATCAGTACATCAACTCTTATCTATGCTTTGTACTATCTGTATTATCAATGTGTGAAGCTAAACAAAATGTTGTGATGCGCTACTCATTTTAGACAAAGCATTTTTTTACAGCTATTTTAgaatttttgttttctctCAGTTGTGCGTTTACATGTTACGTCTAAACTAGCGCCTAAATCATCGAATCTCCTCACTCAAAACGACCCCTAAAATATGCACATCATCCTACTTAATTACCTTCCATATTTtccaaatgtgtaatttcTACGgccatttatattattttggAATCCCATCAAGTTTCAACATCCCCATACATTTATTGCGTAGTAATAATCAGTAGTCTTATTTTcgtatttttagttttgttaaaatgaataaagtTTTCGCCTTATTATATCTGTTGATAGCCTCTTATTCTTACGCAGTTCCACTAGTTCTTGATAAGAACACTGCTAAGGATAATAGAGTTGCCAAGTATTACTATTATACCTATCCAACTTCTGGCAGTTACGACCAAGCTGTCGTCAGATTCGCATATTTACTGCCAAAACTTGGCGCTACTCTCGATGGACTCAGTACTACCGCAAAATTAACACCAAAGCCTCTCTCATTCCTCAAATTCAACGAAGGCGAAGTCCTCACTCTTCTGTTGGCATTTTCTGACTGCAAGAATTGGTA is a window of Theileria orientalis strain Shintoku DNA, chromosome 2, complete genome DNA encoding:
- a CDS encoding uncharacterized protein (protein of unknown function DUF529 repeat containing protein) → MEKNIVFRSLISCITIAAVIKYVKCSDDEKKSTSVQKKFQSHGSIRGSQFGEFGSSSTISTLLTSRQASVSAKSIDSLLFFSSFGESSSSDTLIVTADDESLSERVTNDATKYDKRCASDTCEYVFNEETRCVEVIHQRKTIWKYDPNTYGHNFPERVLINYSSKACWVFFEKVFYIFKYRCKWKMIYKDPGKATILDIKSRIHSPAYVSYYDESLQMKTFIANEHVLFRAVTQGNNYVWIADSPFGYADKVIVRGLGSSSKKLIIHVLDGPHKEFKKLGGILSLKNQWTEKVDDVEQKTYEECVSSNLINLDINTKNSTNQFIYTRDNETDSDVYVPIDGYYIQKCFHKPIKYLFWAEKDCNRESSLDILIVTLNDEDDFKFDRNNTSKYTVRRYNHILQYSFTENAKCVEVGSKNSVIWKHDAKKFPDYVKELFNAYHSHYIYQYNYEWLANSSNEKKRLVDSEFSIFSFDIDSVIRENDYSHYIESEVDSMIKLVFKPGVRCVELKYENKSIWQHIDDPDNGYPLSIYIHKVLKVVFLEMSSDITNFYRFSDGEWKLETLVKNENFKKSQIKVITKENDIIKENDITKYEDVSFGLITAFRFKGTIDLIQIKFNNNVIYHSENASSLDYPISIFFLNNSKKRLIWDKEKGYYMFPQKKEPKSHKYSIAPKRIDYRRSYHGESLDKYDFNRGKGKYRGKSPAEGAKDFVLIDIDVSANQGTEEFELEYRFDTKTKIFTPKKGFLFKSFRDEVGLVWLANNTSELSDKIYLFFDDHANKELIYRQVDGCKRHFYKKRKALRWALDETFARTSVVPISEQPEDISVFTIDDVDPSKCNKNDFRKYQLHKYGNLYHYVFNQNSKCVEVKSKRKSLWRCEGNMHPKEMYIDCYSKNMILNDFRSHYIYQYNYEWLANSSNEKKRLVDSEFSIFSFDIDSVIRENDYSHYIESEVDSMIKLVFKPGVRCVELKYENKSIWQHIDDPDNGYPLSIYIHKVLKVVFLEMSSDITNFYRFSDGEWKLETLVKNENFKKSQIKVITKENDIIKENDITKYEDVSFGLITAFRFANTVDYVEIYYRGNLLFKNSNTDFLNIHFLEVYFLSFYGRILVWDHDKSFCIYPDEL